A region from the Lolium perenne isolate Kyuss_39 chromosome 4, Kyuss_2.0, whole genome shotgun sequence genome encodes:
- the LOC127294448 gene encoding MYB transcription factor 69 — protein MGRPPCCDKVGVKKGPWTPEEDIILVSYIQENGPGNWRSVPVSTGLMRCSKSCRLRWTNYLRPGIKRGNFTPHEEGVIVHLQSLLGNRWAAIASYLPRRTDNDIKNYWNTHLKKKLRKQQAMGAIFAAPQGPGSSAATAADGNFDQHQHHDMISKVDYGYGAADNTEVSQLIARRPHSPFAADATADVCSSSSYASSMDNISKLLDGFMKSSQLPPLQNYSDGDDVKPRVSPLLSFDGMSGTGSSAETSFTASVQQPASMGGAVSYDDETKQQAHHAPLCSIEQWLFNEAAELELSDECYSVPMLF, from the exons ATGGGTAGGCCGCCGTGCTGCGACAAGGTGGGCGTGAAGAAGGGTCCGTGGACGCCGGAGGAGGACATCATCCTGGTGTCCTACATCCAGGAGAACGGCCCCGGCAACTGGCGGTCGGTGCCGGTGAGCACCGGCCTGATGCGCTGCAGCAAGAGCTGCCGCCTCCGCTGGACCAACTACCTCCGCCCCGGCATCAAGCGCGGCAACTTCACGCCCCACGAGGAGGGCGTCATCGTCCACCTCCAGTCGCTCCTCGGCAACAG ATGGGCGGCGATCGCGTCGTACCTGCCGCGGAGGACGGACAACGACATCAAGAACTACTGGAACACGCACCtcaagaagaagctcaggaagcagcaGGCCATGGGCGCCATCTTCGCGGCGCCTCAGGGTCCGGGGTCCTCCGCCGCCACAGCAGCAGACGGCAATTTCGACCAACATCAGCACCATGACATGATCTCCAAGGTCGACTACGGCTACGGCGCTGCCGACAACACGGAGGTCTCTCAGCTGATCGCCCGGCGTCCACACTCGCCGTTCGCCGCCGACGCCACCGCCGACGTCTGCTCCTCGTCGTCCTACGCCTCCAGCATGGACAACATATCCAAGCTGCTCGACGGCTTCATGAAGAGCTCCCAGCTGCCGCCGCTGCAGAACTACTCCGACGGCGACGACGTCAAGCCCCGCGTCAGCCCTCTGCTCTCCTTCGACGGTATGTCCGGCACCGGCAGCAGCGCGGAGACAAGCTTTACCGCCAGCGTGCAGCAGCCGGCCTCGATGGGAGGCGCCGTCAGCTATGACGACGAGACAAAGCAGCAGGCTCATCATGCGCCTCTGTGCTCGATCGAGCAGTGGCTGTTCAATGAGGCCGCGGAGCTGGAGCTCTCCGATGAGTGCTACTCCGTTCCAATGCTATTCTAG